CGAGGAGCGGCGCGGCACCTTCTTCTACACCAAGGCTGATTCATGACTGCGGAGTCTCCCATTCGCGTGCTGGTGGTGGATGACTCCGCCTTCGCCCGCAAGGTGCTGCGTCAGGTGCTCTCCAACGCGGAGGGCGTGGAGGTGGTGGGCGTCGCGCGCGACGGCCTGGACGCGCTGGAGAAGGTGGCCGAGCTGTCGCCGGACGTCCTCACGCTGGACCTGGTGATGCCGGGCCTGGACGGGCTGGGCGTGCTGCGCGCGCTCACGCCCGGCGCGTCCTCGCCCCGCGTGGTGGTGGTGAGCAGCGCGGGGGAGGAGAGTGAGCTGGCGGTGGCCGCGCTCCAGGCGGGGGCTGTCGAACTGGTGCACAAGCCCACGGCGCTGGCCACGGAGCGGCTCTACGAACTGGGAAGCGAGCTGGTGGCGAAGGTCCGCACGGCCGCGCGCGCCGTGGCCCGCGCGGCGCCGGAGCCGCTCCCTGCCGCCTCCTCGCCGGCGTCTCCCGTGGCGCGTCCGGCGGCGAAGCGGCTGGTGGTGGTGGGCACGTCCACCGGAGGGCCGCAGGCACTCACGCGGCTGTTGTCGGAGCTGCCCGTGGATTTCCCCTCACCCATGGCGCTCGCGCTGCACATCCCCACGGGCTACACGGAGGCGGTGGCGAAGCGCCTGGACGCGCACTGCGCGCTGGAGGTGCTGGAGGCGGTGGATGGGCTGGAGCTGCGGCCCGGCCGCGTGGTGCTGGCGCGCTCCGGGCAGCACCTCAAGCTGGAACGTCACGGGACGTTGACGCTCGCGCGCTTGGACCGGCAGCCCCTGCGCACGGCGCACCACCCCAGCGTGGACGTCCTCTTCGAGAGCGCCGCGCAGAGTTGGGGCGCGGACGTCGTGGGCCTGGTGCTCACCGGTATGGGAGATGACGGCGTCGTGGGCGCGCGGGCCATCCGGGACGCAGGAGGCACCGTGCTCACGGAGAGCGAAGCCTCCTGCGTGGTGTACGGCATGCCTCGCGCCGTGAATGAGGCGGGGCTCGCCACCGCCAGCGCGCCGCTGGAGGGCATGCTGGCGCTGATGCAAAAGCATGTCCGCTGAATTCGCGTCCCATGTGCAGTGTGTGCGTCCGGACGCCCGGCGTGTTGGCTGGCGGCCCACCGGCCTCGCCCCCGGTATCAGAGGGGATGGATGGTGGTGGGGAGCTGAGTAGGTCAGGATGACCGCCATGCTCCGATACGCCGCTGACCGCCGGACGATGGTGTGGTGTCTGGCCATGCCCGTGGTGGCCTTGTCGATGTACGTGGTCCCCGCGTGGATTCCCGTCCTCTGTCCCGTGGCGTGCTACCTGGCGCTGTCGGCGGGCGTCATCGCGCACAACCACAACCACTGCCCCACCTTTCGGAGTCGGAAGCTGAACGAGGCGATGGGCATGTGGCTGTCGCTCTTCTACGGATACCCGACCTTCGTCTGGATTCCGACGCACAACCTCAACCATCACAAGTTCGTGAACAAGGCGGGCGACGCCACCATCACCTGGCGCTACTCGAGGAAGCACAACTTCCTGGTGGCCTTCCTCTTCCCCTTCGTCTCCACGTACTGGCAGCAGGAGCCGACGAAGGCGTTCATCGACAAGGCGCGTGAGCGCAACCGCGCGCTGTACCGCCAGATTCTCACCCAGTACGCCGTCTGGGGCGGCACGCACGCGGCGCTGCTGGGCCTGGCCATGGTGCTGCACGGCGTGGGCGGCGGCGCGCGCATCTGGGCGTTCGCCTTCCTGGTCCCCGCGCTCTTCTCGCTGTGGACCATCATGTTCTTCAACTACATCCAGCACGTCCACACGGACCCCTGGAGCGAGCACGACCACAGCCGCAGCTTCACCGGGCGCCTCATCAACTTCTTCCTCTTCAACAATGGCCTCCACGCCGTGCACCACGAGACGCCCGGCCTGCACTGGAGCCTGCTGCCCGCCGCCCACGCCAAAATCGAGGCCACCATCGACCCGGCCCTCAAGCCGGTGAGCTTCTTCGGCTGGTGCTTCCGCTCGTACGTGGTGGCGCCCTTCCTGCCCCGCTTCGGCACGGCGCAGGTGGGCCGCGCGCCCTACGAGCCGCCCGCGGGCGTGGAGCTGGACGTGCGCTTCGGGGACGACCTGCAAGCCGTTGACTCGGGCGTCAACGTCGCCCGCGTCTGACGGCGCTCCGTGGGGCCGAGGACACCTGGCTGCGGCTCCAGTCGGTGCCGTGTGTCCTTTATTTCCCATCTGTCCGCTGAATCTGGCTCGGGGTGATTTCCGACCAGTGGCCGTTTCTCATACTTCGAAGTCCCGGGAAGAAGCGGGACGGGCGTGCCGGGGGGGATGAAGGGCCATCAGGGAGGCATCACATGATGAGCGCTCCACGACACGTGCGTCCGTCGCCAGCTCCCGCGGAGTCCCTGCCTCGCGTGCTGTGCGTGGGCGCCACGCGTGAGTCCTGGCTGGCGCTGTCCCGGGCGTTGCGGCCCCTGCGCTGCGAGGCCTCGCAGGTGCCCTCCCTGGAAGCCGCGTTCCTGGAGGTGCGGCACGCGCGGCCATCCCTGGTGCTGGTGCACTGGCGCGAGCTGGTGGCGGGCGCGGGGCTGGGCCTGCGCGCGCTGAAGCCGCGGCTGGGCGTGGATGGGCCGCCCGTGTTGCTGGTGGCGGAGCCGGAGACGCCGGCGGACGCGCTCGAGGCGGGGGACGCAGAGGGCGTCGAGGACTGTCTCCAGATGCCGCTGCGCA
This genomic window from Myxococcus hansupus contains:
- a CDS encoding fatty acid desaturase → MTAMLRYAADRRTMVWCLAMPVVALSMYVVPAWIPVLCPVACYLALSAGVIAHNHNHCPTFRSRKLNEAMGMWLSLFYGYPTFVWIPTHNLNHHKFVNKAGDATITWRYSRKHNFLVAFLFPFVSTYWQQEPTKAFIDKARERNRALYRQILTQYAVWGGTHAALLGLAMVLHGVGGGARIWAFAFLVPALFSLWTIMFFNYIQHVHTDPWSEHDHSRSFTGRLINFFLFNNGLHAVHHETPGLHWSLLPAAHAKIEATIDPALKPVSFFGWCFRSYVVAPFLPRFGTAQVGRAPYEPPAGVELDVRFGDDLQAVDSGVNVARV
- the cheB gene encoding chemotaxis-specific protein-glutamate methyltransferase CheB yields the protein MTAESPIRVLVVDDSAFARKVLRQVLSNAEGVEVVGVARDGLDALEKVAELSPDVLTLDLVMPGLDGLGVLRALTPGASSPRVVVVSSAGEESELAVAALQAGAVELVHKPTALATERLYELGSELVAKVRTAARAVARAAPEPLPAASSPASPVARPAAKRLVVVGTSTGGPQALTRLLSELPVDFPSPMALALHIPTGYTEAVAKRLDAHCALEVLEAVDGLELRPGRVVLARSGQHLKLERHGTLTLARLDRQPLRTAHHPSVDVLFESAAQSWGADVVGLVLTGMGDDGVVGARAIRDAGGTVLTESEASCVVYGMPRAVNEAGLATASAPLEGMLALMQKHVR